Proteins from a genomic interval of Nostoc sp. TCL240-02:
- a CDS encoding alkaline phosphatase family protein — MFLPKIYKSFLIIATVTLITVLAVSGFAKTKPQHNVIIFITDGLRPSKVNAQETPNLHQIRQQGVSFVNSHSLFPTFTTANASAIATGHYLGDTGDFSNTINVGFPVNSASNSPVPFLENNAVLGEISQHFNGNYLNEESLLDAAREAGFSTAAVGKVGPVLIQDVTQRSGKSTIIIDDATGSQTGIPLSSEIAELLTKNGIALKSPTRGDNGKSGNSTVPGTKVANIFQQQYFADITTKVLLPLFKQRQKPFVLIYWSRDPDGTQHNQGDSLNTLTPGINGPTSLAARQNVDNNLGQIRAVLKQLNLEASTNIFVTADHGFSTISKESKTSYSRTLNYPDVMKGFLPPGFLAIDIAHGLGLPLFDPDKQNATVAPTQGQFSKNGLIGKDPSKPDVLVASNGGSDLIYLPNSANNKALAKQVVDILLKEDYVSGLFVNDKLGSIPGTLPLSAIGLNGKSHLPSPAIAVNFRTFDTGCGDPTACGVEVADSSLQQGQGMHGSFSRADTYNYMAAIGPDFKKAFVDRVPVSNADVAITLANTLNLKIPHQGKLIGRVLHESLVKGVKKVSFKSHTLTSQPSTSGLKTILKYQTVASTRYFDVAGFPGRTLGLAK, encoded by the coding sequence ATGTTTTTACCTAAGATATATAAGAGTTTTCTGATCATAGCTACCGTTACACTCATTACAGTATTGGCAGTTTCAGGATTTGCTAAGACCAAACCTCAACACAATGTAATAATTTTCATTACAGATGGATTGCGACCTAGTAAAGTTAATGCTCAGGAAACTCCTAATCTTCATCAAATTCGCCAACAAGGTGTAAGTTTTGTCAATAGCCATTCGCTGTTTCCTACTTTTACTACCGCCAATGCTTCTGCGATCGCAACTGGACATTATCTCGGTGATACTGGTGATTTCAGCAATACAATTAATGTTGGCTTTCCTGTCAACAGCGCCAGTAACAGCCCCGTTCCTTTCTTAGAGAATAATGCTGTTTTGGGGGAAATTAGCCAACATTTTAATGGCAATTATTTAAACGAAGAAAGCCTATTAGATGCCGCGCGTGAAGCTGGATTTAGTACCGCCGCCGTTGGCAAGGTTGGGCCAGTATTAATTCAAGATGTTACTCAACGAAGTGGTAAATCCACGATTATAATTGATGATGCCACCGGTTCCCAAACGGGAATTCCTTTGAGTTCTGAAATAGCTGAACTGTTAACAAAAAATGGCATTGCCTTAAAATCTCCGACGCGAGGAGATAATGGCAAATCTGGTAACAGCACAGTACCAGGCACAAAAGTCGCTAATATATTTCAACAACAATACTTTGCCGATATAACGACAAAAGTGCTATTACCTCTATTCAAACAACGGCAAAAACCTTTTGTTTTAATTTATTGGTCACGCGATCCAGATGGAACTCAGCATAACCAAGGTGATAGTCTAAACACTCTTACTCCAGGGATTAATGGCCCCACTTCACTTGCAGCTCGTCAAAATGTCGATAACAATCTCGGACAAATCCGTGCCGTTCTCAAACAGCTAAATTTAGAAGCTTCTACAAATATTTTTGTGACGGCCGATCACGGTTTTTCTACCATCAGCAAGGAGAGCAAAACCAGCTATTCAAGAACGCTTAATTATCCAGATGTGATGAAAGGATTTTTGCCACCTGGTTTTCTAGCTATTGATATTGCTCATGGTTTAGGATTACCTTTGTTTGATCCAGATAAGCAAAATGCTACGGTTGCTCCAACTCAGGGTCAGTTTTCTAAAAACGGTTTGATTGGTAAAGATCCGAGTAAACCTGATGTGTTAGTGGCTTCTAATGGTGGTTCAGATTTGATTTATTTACCTAATAGTGCAAATAACAAAGCACTTGCTAAACAAGTTGTAGATATCCTCTTAAAAGAAGATTATGTTAGTGGTTTATTTGTAAATGATAAATTAGGCTCCATTCCAGGGACTTTACCCTTGAGTGCGATCGGGCTTAATGGTAAATCTCATCTTCCTAGCCCTGCGATCGCAGTAAACTTTCGGACATTTGATACTGGTTGTGGCGATCCAACTGCTTGCGGCGTGGAAGTTGCAGATTCTTCTTTACAACAAGGACAGGGAATGCATGGCTCTTTTAGCCGTGCTGACACTTACAATTATATGGCTGCGATCGGCCCTGACTTTAAGAAAGCTTTTGTAGACCGAGTACCAGTGAGTAATGCTGATGTGGCTATTACCTTAGCTAATACTTTAAATTTGAAGATTCCCCATCAAGGAAAACTTATAGGTCGTGTTTTACATGAATCTTTGGTCAAAGGAGTCAAAAAAGTTTCTTTTAAATCTCATACTTTGACATCCCAACCAAGTACTAGTGGATTAAAAACGATCCTGAAGTATCAAACTGTTGCCTCAACTCGATATTTTGATGTTGCTGGTTTTCCTGGTCGGACACTCGGTTTAGCAAAATAG
- a CDS encoding glycosyltransferase: protein MFQNKKHRIALISVDGDPAVEIGQEEAGGQNVYVRQVGYALAQQGWQVDMFTRRSNPEQAAIAQHSPNCRTIRLKAGPAEFIGRDNLFQHLPEFIEEFQQFQQRQGFHYSLIHTNYWLSSWVGMELKKQQPLIQVHTYHSLGAVKYRSIGDVPVIAAQRLAVEKACLETIDCVVATSPQEQQHMRILVSSKGNIEMIPCGTDTDKFGGIERSAARENLGIAPDAKMILYVGRFDRRKGIETLVRAVGKSSLRGEANLQLVIGGGSRPGQSDGIERDRIASIVTELGLENCTSFTDRLDETVLPFYYAAADVCVVPSHYEPFGLVAIEAMASKTPVVASDVGGLQFTVVPKVTGLLAPPKDEVAFAAAIDRILTNPAWRDELGEAARQRTEIAFSWYSVGFRLTQLYTRLLAQTAPNTQLRIAA from the coding sequence ATGTTCCAGAATAAGAAACATCGCATTGCCCTAATTTCTGTTGATGGCGACCCGGCGGTTGAAATTGGTCAAGAAGAAGCTGGGGGTCAAAATGTTTATGTGCGTCAAGTCGGTTATGCCTTAGCGCAGCAAGGTTGGCAAGTGGATATGTTCACTCGTCGTAGTAATCCCGAACAAGCTGCGATCGCTCAACATAGCCCAAACTGTCGTACTATTCGGTTAAAAGCTGGCCCAGCTGAGTTTATCGGGCGAGATAACTTGTTCCAGCATCTACCTGAATTCATCGAAGAATTCCAGCAATTTCAGCAGCGCCAAGGGTTTCATTACTCCTTAATTCATACCAACTACTGGTTATCATCTTGGGTGGGTATGGAATTGAAAAAGCAGCAACCCCTGATTCAGGTACATACTTACCACTCTTTAGGAGCCGTTAAATACAGAAGTATTGGTGATGTTCCGGTAATTGCAGCCCAGCGATTAGCTGTAGAAAAAGCCTGCTTGGAAACTATAGACTGTGTAGTTGCAACCAGTCCGCAAGAACAGCAACACATGCGGATACTCGTTTCCAGCAAGGGAAATATTGAAATGATTCCCTGTGGTACTGATACTGACAAATTTGGGGGAATTGAGCGAAGTGCAGCGCGGGAAAACTTGGGAATTGCCCCAGATGCCAAAATGATTCTCTATGTTGGTCGCTTTGACCGCCGTAAAGGAATTGAAACCTTAGTCAGAGCCGTTGGCAAGTCTAGTTTAAGAGGTGAAGCTAACCTCCAGCTAGTAATTGGTGGTGGTAGCCGTCCTGGTCAGAGTGATGGCATAGAACGCGATCGCATTGCTAGCATCGTGACTGAACTCGGATTAGAAAATTGTACAAGCTTTACCGATCGCCTAGATGAAACTGTCCTCCCTTTCTACTACGCCGCCGCCGATGTCTGCGTAGTCCCCAGCCACTATGAACCTTTTGGTTTAGTTGCTATTGAGGCAATGGCTAGTAAGACTCCAGTCGTAGCTAGTGATGTTGGCGGGTTGCAGTTTACTGTTGTACCAAAAGTCACAGGATTACTTGCACCTCCTAAAGATGAAGTAGCTTTTGCTGCTGCTATAGACCGCATTCTTACCAACCCAGCTTGGCGAGACGAGTTAGGTGAAGCGGCAAGGCAACGGACAGAAATTGCTTTTAGTTGGTACAGTGTTGGATTCCGACTGACTCAGCTTTACACTCGTTTGTTGGCTCAAACTGCACCCAATACCCAACTCCGAATTGCAGCTTAA
- a CDS encoding AAA family ATPase — protein MPIDLREFYQASDPSRTLFVNNSSDGKYYIDFSSVRGGDILGKLKQKITFFKPNEPTCTLFTGHIGCGKSTELLRLQAELEKLGFHVVYFESSDDLEMTDVDIADVLLAIARRVSQSLDKIILDSPNKFNELLQGAWKVLNSEVTGAKVKVPVVGDVGLSTDKEKLSLSVGIGEITAKMKNDPTLREKLNQYLAPQKTKLLEAINQELLEPAIAKLKQQGKNGLVVIVDNLDRIDNRVKPWGRPQQEYLFVDQGEFLTKLNCHLIYTMPLSLKFSNDYGMLTQRFPEDPKVLPMVPVQKTDGSVHLQGMALMQQMVLARAFPDITPEERLNRITEIFDSAASLERLCKMSGGHVRDVLRLLNTWIMEEMSLPLTRETLEQVIRSRRNEIMLPISDEEWQLLRHVKERKKVSDDHGYQKLIRSRFVFEYRDGGESWFDVNPVLAEARELSL, from the coding sequence ATGCCCATAGATTTACGGGAATTTTATCAGGCTAGCGATCCCAGCAGAACTCTATTTGTCAACAATAGCTCTGATGGCAAGTATTACATAGATTTTTCCTCAGTCCGAGGTGGCGATATTCTTGGCAAGTTGAAGCAGAAGATAACTTTTTTTAAGCCCAATGAACCCACCTGCACTTTATTTACTGGGCATATTGGTTGTGGAAAATCGACAGAACTATTACGGTTACAGGCAGAACTGGAAAAATTAGGTTTCCATGTGGTTTATTTTGAGTCCAGTGACGATCTGGAAATGACCGATGTCGATATTGCTGATGTGCTGCTAGCGATCGCTCGGCGTGTGAGTCAAAGTCTCGATAAAATTATACTGGACTCACCAAACAAGTTTAATGAGTTGCTGCAAGGTGCTTGGAAGGTCTTAAACTCCGAGGTGACGGGGGCAAAAGTTAAGGTTCCGGTGGTTGGTGATGTTGGTTTATCCACAGATAAAGAAAAGCTTTCTCTATCTGTGGGTATTGGTGAAATCACCGCGAAGATGAAAAATGACCCGACGCTGCGAGAAAAACTCAATCAGTATTTAGCACCGCAAAAAACTAAACTGTTGGAAGCGATTAATCAAGAATTATTGGAACCTGCGATCGCTAAACTCAAACAGCAGGGTAAAAATGGTCTGGTGGTAATTGTCGATAATCTTGACCGCATAGATAATCGTGTCAAACCTTGGGGTCGTCCGCAGCAAGAATATCTATTTGTCGATCAAGGTGAGTTTTTGACTAAGCTTAATTGTCATCTCATCTATACCATGCCGTTGTCCTTGAAGTTTTCCAATGATTATGGAATGCTGACCCAGCGTTTCCCAGAAGACCCCAAGGTGTTACCAATGGTACCTGTACAAAAGACTGATGGCAGCGTTCATTTACAGGGAATGGCACTCATGCAGCAGATGGTACTAGCAAGAGCTTTTCCTGACATCACACCAGAGGAGCGTTTAAATAGAATTACCGAGATTTTTGATAGTGCGGCTAGCCTAGAACGGTTATGTAAAATGAGCGGTGGTCATGTGCGGGACGTGCTGAGGCTGTTGAATACCTGGATTATGGAAGAAATGAGTCTTCCCTTAACCCGTGAAACTTTAGAGCAAGTTATTCGTTCTCGGCGGAATGAAATAATGTTACCGATTTCTGATGAAGAGTGGCAATTGTTACGTCATGTCAAAGAAAGGAAAAAGGTGAGTGATGATCACGGATATCAAAAACTGATCCGCAGTCGCTTTGTCTTTGAATACCGCGACGGTGGCGAGTCTTGGTTTGATGTTAATCCCGTCTTGGCTGAAGCCAGAGAATTAAGTTTGTAG